One region of Culex pipiens pallens isolate TS chromosome 2, TS_CPP_V2, whole genome shotgun sequence genomic DNA includes:
- the LOC120426521 gene encoding elongation factor 1-alpha-like, which produces MLEPSTKMYLFQAEAIKRKRARLTTSAQRTPRTSPCICPPGTETGVNKPGTTIVFAPVNLAAEVKSVRTKKPCWTTPKMCPSRNCVVDTSPVTEELTAQVIGLNHPGQISNGYTPVLDCHTAHIACEFSEIKEKVFRLPGKSRWAVARIAGGSDHDLAAGGLSVSKSQRSASTRKS; this is translated from the coding sequence ATGCTGGAACCGTCCACCAAGATGTACTTGTTTCAAGCAGAGGCCATCAAGCGCAAGAGAGCCAGGCTGACGACAAGTGCCCAACGGACCCCACGGACAAGCCCCTGCATCTGCCCCCCGGGAACGGAAACCGGTGTGAACAAGCCCGGTACCACCATCGTCTTCGCCCCGGTCAACCTGGCCGCTGAAGTCAAGTCCGTCCGCACAAAGAAGCCCTGCTGGACAACGCCAAAAATGTGTCCGTCAAGGAACTGCGTCGTGGATACGTCGCCGGTGACTGAAGAACTCACCGCCCAGGTCATCGGACTGAACCACCCCGGTCAGATCTCCAACGGATACACCCCAGTGCTGGATTGCCACACCGCTCACATTGCCTGCGAGTTCAGCGAGATCAAGGAGAAGGTCTTTCGTCTTCCCGGCAAGTCGAGATGGGCAGTGGCCCGAATCGCTGGCGGATCGGATCATGATCTTGCAGCAGGAGGTTTGAGCGTTTCCAAAAGCCAGCGAAGTGCCAGCACACGGAAATCGTAG